Part of the Helicobacter bilis genome is shown below.
CAATGTAAGGGTGTTTTAAAGGGTTAAATCTATTGGAATATGTGTTATTTTACTTGTAATTTTTTGATTTAATCTTAAAAGGTTATACAAAAGGTTATACAGAATTATAAACATGTGATTATGTAGTATGTTTGCAATTCCCTTGTTTATGTAGTTTGAGAGTAATTTTATAACGCTAGGGGTATATAATGGCTTTTTTACAGAATCTACATCGCTTCCTAAAAGGTCAGCAATCCTTTGATAATCATTATAGCCTGTCTCATTTAAGCTTATATGCATGGCATCAGCTAGATTATCTGCACTCTGTGGTCTTACATAAGGATAGCTTACTCGCTTTGTAAAAATATCTGCCCTTTCTGCTCCTACTACTTTATTATTCTTTACAAGCGGTGCTTTTTCCAATGCAAATATCTCAAAGCTTGTATCATCTACCATTTCAAAGAGTTTAAATCTAGGGGATACCTTTTTATCCTTTGTATAAAAGCTACCATTCTTACCCACTACTGCTTCATAATCACTATTTAGCTTTTGTCTTAATGCAGAGATTGTTTCATTACTTGCTTCAGAATCTAGCTCTGCTTTTTGTAAGGTTTTTAATGTGCTTTGTAATTCGCTTATCTTTGGGGCTAACTCTTTATATTCAGCTATTCTTTTCTCTATGGTTTCAGGTTTCCAAGTAACTTCTAGTGATTGTAAAATCATTCAATACCCTTAAATATACAAATCTTTCACTAAGATCCTATATAAGATATTTTACTTTGCAATGTGTGCTGCTTTTTACCAGCTTTTTTACACAACAATTATAATCCTGCTACCAATAAAACATAATTAACACAACTCAAAAAAATTTGCTAGTAGCTTTTTGCCTTGGTCTTGCAAAATAGATTCTGGGTGGAATTGTATCCCATAAGTTTGATAGCCTTCTGCTTGTAATGCCATGACGACATTATCTTCACTCCATGCTAATGCCCTGCATTTGCCGAGTTTGCTGACATGCAATGAATGATAACGACCAACTTTTAGCGGTATTTTTATGCCGTGAAAAAGCGGGTGATTGCTGAAAGTTACATGCGAGATTTTACCATGTTGTGGTGTTTGCATAGAGACCACTTCGCCACCAAAAACATGTGCGATACACTGATGTCCCAGGCAAATGCCTAGAATCTTTTTAAATGGAGCAAAATATTTAATCGCTTCTAAGCAGATTCCAGATTGCAAAGGGTGGCTAGGACCGGGTGCGATAACTAAAGCATCAAAATTAGAATCTTTTAGAGTTTGCAAGGAAGAATCATTGCGTAAAATGCTAACTTCTACTCCAATCTCACGCAATAAATACACAACATTATGCGTAAAAGAGTCGTAATTATCAATCAAAATCACTCGCATTCTATTCACTCACAGGAATGAAAAGTTGCGGATTTGTATTATCCATACATGCGATAGATTCAAACTGCGTTCGTATATATGCTGCAAATCTTGATCTAGTTATAGACATGCGAAATGGAATGAAATGTAAAATCGGCTTATTTAAACCTTGTATATGAAAGATAGGATTATCTATGTTATTATGCTGTATAGTGTATTTTCTCTCAAAGATTCTGGAAAGATTCTCAAACTCTTCATCAATCTTATTGTTAAAATGTCCATCTGGCTCAAAATCATACACCGCTACATCAAGGCAAAGTTGTTTGCTAATATCAAATATAAGCGTTGCGATATTAGAATCTCTATATCCATCACCCGAACTCACAAGCAAACTTGCTGTAACATTTGGTGGATATAGCATTTTCTTTTGCGTATAAAGTTGCTGTTTTGATAGTGTGTGATCATAGTTATCTGGTCGCAAGGAATACATACCTATCTTTAAAACAGGCAATTTACTCTCCCATAAAGCCCTGCGATACGCCCTTTTAGCAAAGATTTCTTGACTTACGATGATAAAGCCTACTTTTTCACTTATCTTATTTTCTAAAGTTTGTATAAAGTCTAGATTCTCATAATCAATAACTACGGCGATATCTTCACTCTTTAATTCTTCAAGTGCTTTTATAGTTTCAAAATCTGTTGCGTGTAAAACCTTAATAGTAAGTTTTGCGCTCTTTAAGTGTCTGTGTAGATAAATCGCTTCTTTGCAGTCATGCAGCATTGTCTCTTTTGGCTGCAAACGCATATCAAGTATAAGACATATATCGCGTCCAAATGGTGCTGGAAACTGCCCTATATCCGCTTTGATTTGGTTATATATCATGCGTGTTTTTTGTGGCTCACCTGCTACAAGTAAAATATCTCCGGGAAAAATCACTACATCATCATTAGCAAGAATGAATCTATTTTGACGATAGATTCCAACAATGCACCAACCAGATTGCTCTATCGTATTAATTTGTCTGTGTGCATAAATGCTTCCACTTGGCACGCCAATCTCCATAATCTCACCCTGCTCTAACCCAAAACCACGCGGGATAACAGGCACATTTGGCATACGAAGCAATAGCCTTGAAGCCACTGCATTTGTCTCTGCTACAATCACTAGATTCCCATCACTTTTTTTTGTAGTTTCATAAGAGATTTCAGGGGCATGTATGCTACGCACAATGCGGCTTTTTTTGTAGTTTTTGCGTAAATATTCATATACGACATCACCCTCTTTTTCATCTTGCAGGACAATGAAAATATCGCCAATGTCATTATTTTCTAGGCAAGATTCAAGGCGAAAAGTGGAAGTATAATCGCATTCATGGAATCTAAAAGTATTTGGATATTTCTTTGGCAAAAAGCGAGAATCTCTATACAAAACAATATAGAAGTTATTGCTTGAGTAATCATCTAGCACTTTATGCACAAAATTTAATGCAATATCTCCATCAGCTACAATAAGCACATATCTCATCATTCTGCCTTTTCTTAAAATCTCAATCTTAGCACAAGTAAAAATCGCTAAAACAAAGCATACATATAAAACCCATAGAATACGGATTCTAAGCCATAAAGATTAGCAATTATAACATAAAACAAACTAAAACAAGTTTGAGAGTGTTTGCTGTGTAATACAAACAATCATCAAAAAACTTTATCATTTGCATATAAAACAAATAAATAAGTAAAAAATACTTGACAAGCTTGGCAAAAAGTTGTATATAATATAGCTTTTTGTTTAGGCAGTATTATGTGGTATTACTTAAAGGAATGATATGGCAAAGCAGCAAATGAATGGCTCAAGAATGCTTATTGAAGCACTACATTTAGAGGGTGTGTCTGTGATTTTTGGCTATCCGGGCGGGGCTGTCCTTAATGTCTATGATGAGATTTATAAGCAAGATTATTTTCGACATATTTTAACAAGGCACGAGCAAGCAGCAGTCCA
Proteins encoded:
- a CDS encoding anthranilate synthase component II, which codes for MRVILIDNYDSFTHNVVYLLREIGVEVSILRNDSSLQTLKDSNFDALVIAPGPSHPLQSGICLEAIKYFAPFKKILGICLGHQCIAHVFGGEVVSMQTPQHGKISHVTFSNHPLFHGIKIPLKVGRYHSLHVSKLGKCRALAWSEDNVVMALQAEGYQTYGIQFHPESILQDQGKKLLANFFELC
- a CDS encoding TrkA C-terminal domain-containing protein — encoded protein: MMRYVLIVADGDIALNFVHKVLDDYSSNNFYIVLYRDSRFLPKKYPNTFRFHECDYTSTFRLESCLENNDIGDIFIVLQDEKEGDVVYEYLRKNYKKSRIVRSIHAPEISYETTKKSDGNLVIVAETNAVASRLLLRMPNVPVIPRGFGLEQGEIMEIGVPSGSIYAHRQINTIEQSGWCIVGIYRQNRFILANDDVVIFPGDILLVAGEPQKTRMIYNQIKADIGQFPAPFGRDICLILDMRLQPKETMLHDCKEAIYLHRHLKSAKLTIKVLHATDFETIKALEELKSEDIAVVIDYENLDFIQTLENKISEKVGFIIVSQEIFAKRAYRRALWESKLPVLKIGMYSLRPDNYDHTLSKQQLYTQKKMLYPPNVTASLLVSSGDGYRDSNIATLIFDISKQLCLDVAVYDFEPDGHFNNKIDEEFENLSRIFERKYTIQHNNIDNPIFHIQGLNKPILHFIPFRMSITRSRFAAYIRTQFESIACMDNTNPQLFIPVSE